Proteins encoded by one window of Bacillus rossius redtenbacheri isolate Brsri chromosome 14, Brsri_v3, whole genome shotgun sequence:
- the LOC134538768 gene encoding sperm mitochondrial-associated cysteine-rich protein-like — protein sequence MSCCGSCCPPVCPPCSLNCVRRIKSRELIGGILYTQCECPRRNGLQDSCPRTGCGIPACTTLPLPCCCPGRRDSCIRRFCC from the exons ATGAGTTGCTGCGGTTCATG CTGTCCTCCGGTCTGCCCGCCCTGCAGCCTAAAT TGCGTGCGGCGGATCAAGAGCCGGGAGCTGATTGGCGGCATACTGTACACCCAGTGCGAGTGTCCTCGCAGGAACGGCCTGCAGGACTCGTGTCCTCGCACGGGCTGCGGCATCCCCGCGTGCACCACTCTGCCGCTGCCCTGCTGCTGCCCGGGCCGGCGCGACTCCTGCATCCGCAGATTCTGCTGCTAG